From Quercus robur chromosome 8, dhQueRobu3.1, whole genome shotgun sequence:
TGGAGGTTATTTGggtattgggtttttgtttttatttgggttttaggatatattattttattgtgtaaaaatattattttaatgagtaggataggaaaataaaagttgggatgttgggtgtattgaaaaatgatatggtataagtaataaagtagttttttgagatggtaaaataagatgagatatGAGATCCGGATGTGACGCTCTTAACAGTTTGATTTTCGAAGTCAATCACCAACATAATGGTCCGAAAGGCAGCATAGCTATCAATAATTGCTAAAGAACAAATAATCATAGCAACAGTACCTGTGGGTGTGGCCAAGAAGTGTATAATTGGTGTGGCCCTCATGGCACTGGCAGCATAGCTAGCAATAATTGCTAAGAAAAAAGAGCACCTATGGCCCTGACAGCACACGGAAACATTATTCCAAAAGGAAGACTCGTATTGACTCTCTTGAAAGTTTCCATTTAGGCATTTATTTGACAGTGAAGAGTAAAATGGTTTTAACTccttaaaagaattatttttatttttgttggctCTGAGTCTAAACCTAGTACATGGGGCTTAATCTCATGTTTAAGTTGGATTATGGGACCGAGTGTATAACGTAGCAAGTTGAGCTTGGATTAACGGTTAATCTAATCTAATAAAACCCAAACTTGAAAGGCTAAAGCAAAATGTTACCAATATCACTATCTGATATTAGGttataatttgattgttttcaataataatagaTATAAAAGGATCACTATCTGATACTGTAAAGGAACTTTATAAAATCTAACTATCTAAGATTagttataattaaatataattggACAAGTGGAGAACATAGTTGTAGAAGTCCACAGAAAAGTGAAGACTCATTGGCAGAATTCATATTAGACTTATTGAGTAATATAGCACCACTGCTCTTACACTCCCAGCTACCAATTGGCTTTGTCCTTTACTGCCGACAATGTGAAAACGTTCCATTCCACTGTGACCGAAAGATAAAAACGTTTCACACACTTTCttaagtgttaaaaaaaataaaaaataaaaaaaaatttgaaaggcAGAATGTAAAAGAGGGGCCATTTTTTCACACACTAAGCCAGAGGGAATACTTTAACATCATTATTTGTGGTCCTTTGGAAACTAGAATTCAACAGAGCTCGAGAGATACTACAGATTGTCATTCCTTTTGCCCAAAGCATTTGCACAATCTttctcttatcttttttttctttttctcctttcatCATCTTTAGCCAAAGAAGTCATTTCTTGTAAAGCGAAATACATCTATGGGACTCTGTTTCTAAGCTTCGAGCATACAACAAAAATTCATTAGATGAATATTGTAATGTAAGATGTCATGCTCTTTTGCAAGATTAGCTTAGACGTGTACTTCTATTTTATGTGTGGAATAACTATCATACATTTATGTTCAGGTTGAAGTTGCTACTTTGtctatttaagaagaaaaagaggagtAATCTAAAGATGTAGAACTACAATTTAAAGAGCAGGTACTCATGTTTCTGATTCCTTTTATTGgaagtttattcttttttatttgttcttagcATGGGAGTCGAGCCCATTTTGTTATTGATTTTCTTGAATTGTTAGTAAAGAACTTAAGCTGGAATTGCATAATTTCttataataatttgatttaaaaattagcaaaaacACCATGACAatggatttttcttcttttatatctTTTGGCTTATTTTATCATCTTATGATAGCATCACTTGTAATGGGAAAGGCTAGATACTGAATTCACATAATTCAAagatccaaaaataaaaccaatcacACAATTAACCCAATACATAAGCTCACCATCAATAacccattttaaaataaataaacaacaaacTCAGAGTCGTACAACTTTACTTTTTGATTACAAAACATCTTGATATATTACcacacaaacaacaaaacataaacaataaaaaaaaagattaaaatattcTAGCACAAAGAACATAACCTCAAATTTAAAATGTCTTGGTCATAATGCATTTGTTTGCTGAGAAAACACTGggaaaaaagatagaaatataTGTAGAACTTCAACTAGTCCAAGGGCTGTAATCAAATCAAGCTGAATAGTGAATTTCCAAGGTCAGCTtgacaataacaataacatgtTCAAACCCCGCTCCAGCTCAATCAAAGCCTACAAACAATTTCGAACTTAAGCTTgtcaaaaattctaaaagctTGAGCTCAACTTGATTCATTAGTCAAGTCAGGTTTGAGCTCAATATCTAGCTCAATAGGAACCAAGGGGTTCCACTTGAGTCTGAGTCATAAGCACCAAGATCATAGCCCGATCCCTTAATTTTAGGATGGCTTTCCAACCCATGAGCACACTTGTGGGACTTTAACAGTCCATAGACACCTGCCTTTCAGCAGTTTGGAATGGACCCAGGCTACCCAAAGAGACCCAACTGTTGTGTAAAGATTCTAGATATGTCTGATTTGTTCCAATTCTTTTTCTCGCTTGGGAAGGTAAACTTTTTCCCAAGAAACTTTGATGCCCCCTTTACTGGTGCTTTGGCCTGACCACAAAGAAAGAAGTGGTTGAAATACTGCTCCAAAGTCTTAATAAATGTTTTTGGCAATAATCCATAAATGCATACATGACAATTGACATGACATATTACattcataattaaatttttatgttctCAACATTATCACTGAAATAGTTATTACTTTCTACCTTGACCCTGTAGATAgagagaaggtttttttttttttttttttttattattattattattattattattattttttaacttcttgGAATTAACATAAGAAGCCCATAAAGCATTAATAGAGcggagaaatagagagagatttACCTTCTTTAAAAGTGTCGCTTTTGTTGGCCTCAACCGTGGCTTTGTGCATAGAGAACCCTAAGATCCAGGAATTGGTTGGAACTTAAAACTCAcctcaacaaaaaaagaacCCCAATACTTGAAAGggtgagaaaattaaaaaaaaaaaaaaaatgtaagaaacGAAAATTTAGGTTCATTTTTCTCGTTAACCAAATAGGGAATGagatgatattttatttttaatatttttatcttaTTGGGTTATTAACCTTGTAAAGGTAGAGTTTCAAGTTGGGTCGATTccaattttggattttggaatttttatttttatttataaagcTTGAGCCCaatggcttttttattttttccaagaaaaacgtttttttttttttacttactttttaattttagatgaGAGAAGCTTATATCTTTATACCTATTGAATTTgtaattcatatatttttaaaaaattaattactataGTTGCTACAAGTGGAAcggtatttttatgttttattttatttttaaaaaaatactactctgattaaaaaaaaaattatcaagagTTTCTAGAAATTTAAATGACTGTTTACTATTTATTATATAGTTTTTGTAATAATAtactataattttctttaataatagAAGTTAGGTTATACACATCACACTTATACAATATGACCTTTGCAAGATGTAGGATTTAATTTCGTCATACAGTGACCCATTATAagaacattaaaattttaacataggtctctctctctctctctctctctctctctctctctatatatatatatatatatatatcactcaGATTAAAACTCAATTATCAAAAGTTTAAGAAGTTTAATTGgaattgtttattttaaattatgtatGATCTCTTATAATATTTACATGATGTGCGATTTGTCATGTAACTTAAAAGCAATtgatgttcttttattttttctatctaatttattattcaattttaaatattgtattacaataatttctttaatttacatataacctttttatagatataatttgatagttataacgGGAAATGAGATATTGAAACTCTAGATgtcataaaaacactaaaatgtgtTAACTAGTTAAACTATAATACTCTTGacaatttatatataagtttttatcAAACCATATATCACATGAGCATGATACtagttaaaataaacaataagtttcatttttaaatacaatttaacattttttttaagaaagaaatacaATTTAACTTTGAGTAGCATCTTAAAGATTTTTACGACTTAATTAATAGCATTTTACCTATAGTAAATACCTTTACAATTAGTAAAGGCatttggtatttttgtaatGGAGTTTCATCTAAAATAAACATTCTGAAGACTAAAAGTTCATTATATGACATGTAATACATACTTCAAGCCACTTGGCACAATTATAACTTATGaaaactctttgttttttttttttttttggcaacaaTATATAGGAcctaaattttattatctaaatatatagataataacTCGTACAATGCATAAGAAGGTTCAACAAAATGTgatcttctctttttgtttgtctttgttttttctccTAATTATGGAACTTGGAAATTATAGTAATCCACAATAAGAATTCGTTATGAATCTTCGATTACACACACAAACTAGCCTCATTACATGCGCTCCGTATGTGCGATGAGGCTCTTTTATTGTAGAAgggatttttaagaaactaCCATTTAAAGAGTAtactaatttttagaatttctaagaaaaaagtttctctggtagtttttttttttttgaattttgttaaattacaattttaatcccatttttttttttttaagaataaggattatctaattagtttaggagtattttttatattttttgaaaccataactaactttctaaagcctcttaatatatatagagatatatattgtgatatcatattttttttaattataaaatagataattatatatatatatgtataaagaTTTTGAAGAGAATctttatagaatttaaactcaattaaaaaaattaatatatatatttaaaataataaaatagacaaatatgggctttcaaaaaattaaatatcaatatcaatagtcactaaaaagttaaaagtttttattatgtatatatactaGTTGCTAAACCGTGCAACACAtgtaaaaacaaatttattaagtGCTTTCCCTTATTAAGTGTCTCATAATATCGTCTGCTTCAAAAGTAATATTGTTAAGTCACGGACTGACTCAACAATCTTACATTATAATTATATCTAACATGACCACAATCATCAATTTGCATATATTAAAAAGTAACATGCTGCAGGAACTTACCAAAACACATACTGTATAAATTACTGTTAAGAAAATTTCCAGTTGCCAAGGAAGCTAAATTTTACTTAATAGTGACTTATTATCGAATATGAAGAATAACCATATGTGTCATGGTTAGTTTCTTACTTTCAAGTAATTACTCAGCTACAATTTTCTGACAACCCACTTCCAAGTAATCCCACTATCCCAGGTATAGCCAAACCATAGAAGTCGCGAAAGAAATAAAACCAATCATAGCTAGGAAAGGTTAAGGAGCtcttagaaagaaaagaataccAGACCTTCGTCATGTTCCAACTACATTAACATGCGTACAAAGAAATTTCTCATAGATGATAGATGGggaaattttgagaaaaaactgTTAGGAACTGCTCGGCTACAATTTGCCAGAAATTGCTCAGCTTACTTTCAAGTAATCACAGGATTTAGTTAGTCAGAAATTTCTTCCCCTGCCTCTTCCTCGTCGTATCTGTttgcaaaaagtcaaaaacttaGTATTTATAGATTATAGGTCCTAGCCAATAAACCTACATGATATTATGTTGGGTACATACATAGGTCCTAGCCAATTTCATTGAAGTTAAATTCTATGCTGTGCTTTTTATATTTACTTTAGATATtgggttttgacttttgactATTTATCACGTTCCTCACGAGGGAttgataaattataaaatgtatattttaatttttttatatatgacttcaaactaattattaaaaattactattttatcaaaatagcACAAACcaacataaattaaaacaaattcgAATTAAAATATATTCAGTCTTctttaaacaaattcaaatttaattatgtttCTTTCATCTATtccgtaaaatatttttttgacatttttatttattgatatttatttaaatatgtcaaatattatttaataaacttTTTCATACCTGGCACAGAGTAATGGCTTGTATAACCAACATACGAGAAAATTGGGCAAGTCATCAATAGTCAATGCTACATTCAACTCCACACCTTATAAATTACTTGCATAAACCAGTAACCACCATGGCTAAAAACAGTACGCGTAGTAATATCTATGGACTACAGGCAATCGGCGCACTCAACTCAAATTACatgcataattttatttatttatttttatttgataggAGTGCCTACTTATTAAAGAAAGAGAAGGCGGGAGAAATGGCGGAAACTGCAGTCAGTATAGTTATACAGCATGTGTTACCGTCGTTAGTCCAAGAAGTGAGATTGCAAAAGGGTTTCCAAAGCAAAGTTACAAGCATCAAAGGTCAATTGGAGATTATTCGGTCTTTCCTGAAGGATGCAGATATAAGGGCTGAAAAGGAAGACGTGAGCTACGTTGTAGAAGAATGGGTGAAACAAGTAAGGGAAGAGGCTTATCAGATAGAAGATGTCATTGATGAATACATACTTCATTTTGCAAAACAACCTTTTGGGAAAAAGCAGTGCTTCCATTTTCACcagaatttttttcaatttgccAAAAAACTGAAAGCAAGATATGTTATAGCCTCTAAGATTCAAGACATAAGCAATAGTCtcaaggaaaagagagagatggcTGTAAGCTATCATTTCAACACTATAGAGCAAGGGGGACCAAGCAATAATGCTAGAAGTGTTACATGGCATGACCCTCGAATGGCAGCCCTTTTCATTGAGGAAGCAGAGGTTGTGGGCATTGAGTCTCATAGGGACAGATTGATAAATTGGCTAGTAGAAGGACCATTGAATCGCTTGGTGATTTCAACAGTTGGTATTGGGGGGGTTGGTAAGACCACTCTTATaaaaaaagtgtatgaaaatgAAAAGGTGGCAACACACTTTGATTGTCATGCTTGGATCACAGTGTCTCAATCATACAAGACAGAGGAGCTATTAAGGAACATGATAAAACAATTCTACAAGGCAAGGAAGGAGTCTATTCCGGTGGAAATTGATGCAATGGAACAAACGACACTAATGGAGCATTTAAGGCTATATTTGCATGAGCATAGGTATGTTGTAGTTCTTGATGATTTATGGGAAAAAGGTTTTTGGGATTGCATAGAACTTGCTTtacctaaaaatgaaaaaggcagTAGAATATTAATCACATCTCGAAATGAGGATATTGCTCCATCTAATTATTTGTATAAACTGCTAGTTCTACCTTTAGAAAAAGCTTGGGCTCTCTTTTGCAAGAAGGTGTTTCAACATGAAGGGGGGCATTGTCCCCCTGGCTTATTTGAGTTATCACATGCTATTGTTCAAAGATGCGAAGGGTTGCCACTAGCAATTGTTGCTATTGGGGGTCTTTTGTCAACCAAAGACAAGGTTCTCAATGAATGGCTCAAATTTCATAATAGTCTTAGTTCAGAGCTAAAAAGTAATCCTCATCTCAAGAATATTGCCAAAATTCTATCCCTCAGTTATCATGATCTATCTTACAACCTCAAAGCTTGCTTATTATATTTTGGCATGTTTCCAGAGGATTACTACATTAATTGTGCAAGATTAATTCGACTTTGGATTGCCGAAGGTTTTGTAAAAGAAATGCAAGGGATAACATTGGAAGAGGTTGCACAAGGCTACTTAAACCAGCTTATTCACATAAGCTTGGTTCAAGTGGAAGAAGTCGATTTTATTGGCAGGACTAGAAGTTGTCGAATTCACGATATGATGCTTGAGGTCATTCTTTCTAGGTCAAAGGAATTGGATTTTCATTTGGTCTCAATGCAAAACTACCCAAATTTTAATAGAATTGCTCGACGTCTCTCAATTCAGAACAATGGAAAAACTTCTTTGCAGAGTGCTACTAGTTACGAAACTCGTTCTATTCTCATTTTGGGGGTAGATGAAGTGCCTAAATCTTTTCTCTCTACTTGTTTTGCAAACTTCAAGTTAATGAAAATAATGGATTGTGAAGGTGCTCTTATATATTACATTCCTAAAGAAGTGGGAAACCTATTCCATCTAAGATATTTAAGCCTAAGAGATACAAAAGTGCAAATGCTTCCAAAGTCCATAGGAAAATTGCTCAACCTAGAAACGTTGGATTTGAAACGTTCCCTTGTGTCTGAGCTTCCAGCGGAGATTAGCGGGCTTCTTAAGCTACGATATCTTGTGGCCTACATTTATAACGGAGATACTAAAGAAAATATAGATTCTCGACGTGGGATAAAGATACCAAATGGCATTAGGCATTTAGAGTCCTTACAGAAGCTTTATCAAATTGAAGCCACGAGCGCTACCCTTATAACAGAATTGGGAAGTTTGGCACAGTTGAGGAAGTTGACGATATCTAAATTGAAGAAAGAGAATGGGATGGATTTGTGCACTGCGATACAGAAAATGAGCCACCTTCGGTCATTGGAAATTTTAGCAACAAGTGAGGAAGAAGTTCTTAATTTGCAATCGCTGCCTTCTCCTCCTCCCCTCCTACAAACTCTTAGCCTAGGTGGGCGACTAGAAAAGTTGCCAGAATGGATTCCCAAACTCAAGAGTATATTGAGAATTTCTTTAGCCTGGTCAAGATTAATGGAAGATCCATTAAAGGTCCTTCAATCTCTGCCTAATTTGATGAGTCTTTCGCTTCGCGATGGATACGGAGGCGAGCAATTACATATTGAGGGAAGAAGCTTCCAGAAACTCAAGAAGCTAAGGTTTCTAAATTTGGGAGGATTGAATAGGCTGATAATAGATGAAGGTGCCCTGCCTTTTCTTGAATTTCTTGAAATTGAAGATTGCCCACAGCTGAAGGAGGTGCCCTCTGGCATCCACCATCTGAAAAGCCTCAAAATTCTGCAATTTACAGAAATGCCGACCGAATTCGTTCTTAGTCTGCAACCAGATGAAGGCCCTGATTTTGGGAAAGTGAAGCATATTCCCTCTGTCACTTTCTGCTATAGGACTCATGGAGACAACTACATTCGGTACCGACTTGGTAGTTCAGCATTGTTAAAGCGTCTGAGCAGTTGATTCATGGAGGACCGAAGTGCCCACACCACTTTCAGGAAATTACAGGTACGTCCCCACCcacttatttattattagactGTTACATTTACTGTAAATTACCAAAAGTCTTTCACACATACAATTACAGACCCCATATTTCATAAGCCACTACTCCATTTTGTTAACCAACTTCAACCCAGAAAACGATCATAAACATTGTTTCCAGTTGGAAacatattgaaaatttaatggTTCCCCTTCCctgttttttcctctttcttataCTACTGCTTCTAACAAATAAATTGCTTCTATTATGACAATTAGCTTGAAACTAATCAAGAATTTTATAGATATCACTGTGAGTAGCATGAAGCAATAATTGGACAACAAGCATTGTTAAATTCTAATTTGTAGACAACTCTTTTACTAATGTTAGTATTCACATTACCAAGTTTGTTTATTGTGGACAGGAAAGATGATTGAGTGCTTAAGTTTCAGTTGCCTATGAATTATAGTAGGTAAGCCTGAATTTCCTCCTTTCACACATTAtagacctttttcttttttgcatttatattacatttgactttttatttatattgttcTTGTTAACACTGTAGGCTTAGCTTCAAATGCCAATGTTTCCAGGATTTTCATGATCCAGATCAAACAAGATACTGCTCTTTTCTCAACCAGCCAAAACATAAGTAGTTGTTTCTCCCATTCATTGTTGCCTTTGTCATTATATTGTTGTAATGTGTTATTGTTTCTGTATCAAGATTGTTATAATTTGTAATCTTTTTTGTATCAAACTTATGCTACGCAAAAGAGTGATGTTTTAGTTGAATTGTATTTGTTGTCTTTAGAATGGTTTAAGTGTTTCATTGGTATGTCCGCATGTAATGGCTTTGATATAATAGCTAAAAATTCTATAATGACGTTTGCATATAATTTGTGAAAGAGTAACTAGATGtatatgttttctttctttattcatcgaaaaaataaatagaaactgTATCAAACAGGCTTCTTGTTCTAATTATGGAGTGTCCTCAACTATTTCTAAAGACTAAGATGTTGTGTATGGTGTGGTGCTGCCATTTTGGCTTTGAGTAATTTTCTGTGCTGCTCTAGTGTTGTTGCCTAGTTTGTTGcagattttgttttgatgtaCATTAGATGTTATTAATTTGATGTATAAATTCAGCTTTTGTCTCTTCTTTTTGAACTTCTTGTATGGTTTTTCTTGTTTCAAGAAATTTTACTCATTCATTTGAGGGAAAGAAAACTAGATATTTTTTTACCATATGCAACATTCTTTCATATTGATAAAAATGAAGTCCACTTCtaaacaacaaaattgaaaaaggtTCAATTAGTATTAATCATTATGAATTTAGTTACTGATGAGTGTCTCCCACAAAAGATTTTGACATCTTAAATCCTGATTTTTGGTAGGAATCCTAACTTAGAGGTTAGACTATATTTCCCCTAAAAGACTTTGTTGTTCCAGAATTTTCTGAATGAAACCTCTTGTACTGACACTGTGATCTTGTTTCAGTAAATTTAACtcattcataaataataataattgaactagaattttttttgccttaTTCACAGTGTGATCTTGTTATGATGTTAGAATTATgagcctcttctttttttcttttttctttttgggggagggcagggggggggggggggggggtcaacCAT
This genomic window contains:
- the LOC126694257 gene encoding disease resistance protein RPM1-like, translated to MAETAVSIVIQHVLPSLVQEVRLQKGFQSKVTSIKGQLEIIRSFLKDADIRAEKEDVSYVVEEWVKQVREEAYQIEDVIDEYILHFAKQPFGKKQCFHFHQNFFQFAKKLKARYVIASKIQDISNSLKEKREMAVSYHFNTIEQGGPSNNARSVTWHDPRMAALFIEEAEVVGIESHRDRLINWLVEGPLNRLVISTVGIGGVGKTTLIKKVYENEKVATHFDCHAWITVSQSYKTEELLRNMIKQFYKARKESIPVEIDAMEQTTLMEHLRLYLHEHRYVVVLDDLWEKGFWDCIELALPKNEKGSRILITSRNEDIAPSNYLYKLLVLPLEKAWALFCKKVFQHEGGHCPPGLFELSHAIVQRCEGLPLAIVAIGGLLSTKDKVLNEWLKFHNSLSSELKSNPHLKNIAKILSLSYHDLSYNLKACLLYFGMFPEDYYINCARLIRLWIAEGFVKEMQGITLEEVAQGYLNQLIHISLVQVEEVDFIGRTRSCRIHDMMLEVILSRSKELDFHLVSMQNYPNFNRIARRLSIQNNGKTSLQSATSYETRSILILGVDEVPKSFLSTCFANFKLMKIMDCEGALIYYIPKEVGNLFHLRYLSLRDTKVQMLPKSIGKLLNLETLDLKRSLVSELPAEISGLLKLRYLVAYIYNGDTKENIDSRRGIKIPNGIRHLESLQKLYQIEATSATLITELGSLAQLRKLTISKLKKENGMDLCTAIQKMSHLRSLEILATSEEEVLNLQSLPSPPPLLQTLSLGGRLEKLPEWIPKLKSILRISLAWSRLMEDPLKVLQSLPNLMSLSLRDGYGGEQLHIEGRSFQKLKKLRFLNLGGLNRLIIDEGALPFLEFLEIEDCPQLKEVPSGIHHLKSLKILQFTEMPTEFVLSLQPDEGPDFGKVKHIPSVTFCYRTHGDNYIRYRLGSSALLKRLSS